Below is a window of Arabidopsis thaliana chromosome 2, partial sequence DNA.
GCCATTACTTCTCTTATAACCCAACCACCCAAACCTCTGTTAGTTTAAGAACGTTATTGCCCTCTTATGATGAAATGTTCCATCTTTACTTCTCTGGTTTTAACACTCCACGTGTAATCCTTCTGGACAATGCAGCCAAATATTCTATGATATTTCCTTGCTTACAGTTAGTTAGAAAATTGGAGATAATTTTAGTATCAACGAAATTAATCTTCAATCTCTCAATGTGCATAAGCTGCTCTCAGTTTAACTTCATCAAAGATCCTACaagacaaaaatcaaacatataaacaGCATTTTCAACTACAAACATATTTGCAGACATTAAAATGGAAAACTTTTGTGACTAACGAAACCAAACAGAGACTATTTCAAGCACAATTGAGATTAAGTACCTAACCATATATCATTGACCTCTGTGAGTAAGAGACACTAAGCACAATTCTTTCAACAATCACAAGCCTCCTCTCGAAATTGGTCAGAATTCTCGGCCCTCTGGGCGAATCATCGAGCAATACTAAAAAACCCTATAAATGGAGCTTCCGATCAAAGGTTTCCCCCTCTGTCGCCGTCAGCGAAAccaagagagaggagaagaagacggtGGATCTCCGGCGGGTGAAAAGAGGCGGATCTGGCCGTGAGATGGAGGAAGCGCGTGAAGGAGCGTGCAGCGTGAATTGGAAGACGAGCTTTCGCGCGTGTGTAGCGCTCGAGCGTGTCTGAGAGAAAGAGGAGTGTGTGAAGCTAAGGCTTGGCACGAACTATGCGTGTGTGCGTAAACCAATTGAAGAGTAGAGACGGGCTCATTAAACGTGTGAAGGGAAGCACgtgccaccaccaccatcacgAGATTACGATGCACTCTGCGGCGCACAAGGCAAGGCAGGGAGATAGTCACGTGACTTGCCTGACCAGACACAGTTCGCATGATGTGATGTCTAATTATGGTCGTTTGAAAACAGTGTTCACAAACTGCGTGCCGTTTTACTCTTGTAGACGTGGACTTCATCCCGGTTTTAAAACCAAAGTAAAGTCTTAGACATTGACCATGGCTTCATTGGCTTGAACCTTCTTCCTTGTCTCGAGGGTTTACGTTGAATGTCAACTAAAAGTTGACCAAAAACATTCGTTacaaaacaaactcaaatgTCATTAAAAGATGTTGTAAATCCGATTTAATTTTGATGACAATTACAAATTtgagattattattattaaaatgatctaaaaatatttaatgtctacaaaaaaaaattagtaaatgaCATTTATACGATGTGATTCTAATTGTTATGTCTACATTAATAATTTGTAACTAAAAACATGTGAACCGAAAATAATAATTCCAATAGTAACATTACTCTCTGAAAATTGCAATAACATGGTGTAAATGTCATTTagaatttaattagaaatgaATGGGACAACCTTTACTTATTAATTATACACCTAACGCATATATAGCAACTAACGTTCATTATGAGATTTGATTAGCCAAATGTGGAAGGCACGTCTCTCCCCCACAATCAGATCGGACGGCCATCATTCGTCGGAGACAATCATAACTTAATTTTTAGTCATTAAATAATAACTCAagctgaagaggaagagactcCATGTATTAATCTTTGTCACGTTCATCAGAGCCAGAGGAGCCAACAACGAAAGAGAAGAACTTGAAACTCACCAAAAACATTGATCATTATACACAATCGTGATGGAGAGTTCTTCGAATTCCGACCAAAATGAGGGAACTCCGACGAGCTCTGTTTCTTCGCCGTACCGGAGAACATACTCAGATATCTCCGGATTATCTCACCGGTTCGACGTTCAGAGCTTTTATAACCGGCCGTCAAACACTAACGCTGTTGTCTTGAGTGGCCATGAAGAAGATGTCTCCGAAGACGCCGAGGAACCAAAAGATGATGTCGTCAACGACGTCCACGGAGatggagacgaagaagacagCGACATTGATTCTGCAGAAGATGCAGGTaaagtgtttaagattgtaactttcttcttttgtcatttCGTTAAATCGGGGTTTCTAGTGCAGAGCTAGAGATGATGAGGGAAAGATTTGCGAAGCTGTTGCTTGGTGAAGACATGTCAGGAAGTGGGAAAGGAGTTTGTACTGCTGTTACTGTGTCAAACTCCATAACCAATCTCTAtggtttgtcttcttcttctcttttcaaatatgctctgttttcaaaacagagtatttaTAGTGTAGCGTGTGTTTGTTGTGTTATTGCAGCGACTGTGTTTGGACAGAGTTTAAGGTTACAACCATTGAGTACAGAGAAGAAAGACTTATGGAAACGAGAGATGAATTGTTTCATGTCTATTTGTGATTACATTGTCGAAGTTATTCCAAGATCTCTTGGTACTAACGTTGAGGTAAAATACTATTTCAACACTATCTTAATTTTGACACACACAATTTAAAACGCTAAAAAACCGGTGCGTTGATGTTTTAATTTCAGATAACAGAAACAAAGCTAAGATCTGATATTCTCATGAGTCTTCCTGCTTTGAGAAAACTCGATAACATGCTAATGGTAAGTATAAGACTCGAATTAGACTGATAGATAATCAAGATTCAAAAGATTTCCAACACGACTTGTTTGACTTTTGTAGGAAATATTGGATAGTTTTACGGAAAACGAGTTCTGGTATGTTGAAAGAGGAAGCTCATCGATGAACTCGGGTGGTGGTGGTAGAGATTCAGGAACGTTTAGGAAAGTGGTGGTTCAACGGAAAGACGAGAAATGGTGGCTTCCGGTGCCATGTGTTCCTGCTGAAGGTTTATCTGAAGAAGAACGAAAGCATTTGCGTCACAAACGCGATTGTGCCAGTCAGATACATAAAGCAGCATTGGCCATTAACGATTCCACTCTTAATGACATGGATATTCCTGATTCTTACCTCACCACTCTTCCAAAGGTATAAAAGGATAACTTGCGACTTCCATATAAATGTAATGTGAAAGTTTTGAAATCAACTCGgtgttgtttgattttatgtaCAGAGTGGGAAAGCAAGTGTAGGAGACGTGATTTACAAGCAACTGTGCACAGCCGAGAAGTTTTATCCCGACCAGCTTCTCGACATCTTGAAGATCACATCTGAGCATGAGGCGCTTGAGCTCGCCGACAAAGTTGAGGCTTCACTAGTTACGTGGAGGCGTAAGACTGGAGGATTGACTCACTCTAAGTCCTCATGGGACATGATGAAAGATATCAGTGGCGATGCAGATCGTGGCAATGACAAGAACCACATACTTGCGGCTCGAGCCAGGAGCTTACTCTTCTGTCTGAAACAGAGATACCCTGAACTTTCTCAGACCTCACTTGACATCTGCAAGATTCAGTTTAACCGAGTGAGTAGCCCCAGCCATTTTGcatattgttttaattaaGATATCGATGGAAAATATCGAAATTATATGCTGAATATTCTTGtgtgttgttttatttttttggttaggaTGTGGGAAAGGCGGTATTGGAGAGCTATTCAAGGGTTTTAGAAGGTTTGGCTTATAATGTTGTGTCGTGGATTGATGATGTTCTTTACGTCGACAGAACAGTGAGAAACAGAgatgattagggtttttcatactgagttttttcttttgagaacAGATTAAGTTCTTTGGGATGTAATGAGAATACCAAACAAAtgtgtatgtttttttcttatgattttctGAATCTTTAAAAGGAATTCTGAACCAATAATACCAAATGAGGGTGAACAAGAATTTCAACCACACACAGTTGATAGAAGATCTTTAATTTCAGATGTTCTTTAATCATCACTAGTGGCCCTAATTTGCCAAAGAGCTTAAtctgtcaatttttttttgtcttggaTTGTTTCTTGACTGAAACACAATGAAGCAATAGAGATGGTCTTCTTGTTTAAGTTCAAGCCTTGTTTTATTAATCCTCATATAACAACAACATACAACTAACAGAACTCAAAACTTTACAGAAGccaaatggaaaagaaaacataataaggactgaaagaaacaagacaaaGAGTTTCTTTTGCAGTCGTTGGGGTATTAAAAGCTGTGGTTGTGTGTATCTGcacaaaaactgaaaactaGAGCTTGTCCATTGAAGTGGACGTGAACCTGTACAGAGTAAACAGAGGAGCCTCTTGATGACCATGAGTGTCTTTCTCGAACAAAAGTTTACTTTCTGGTAGTGATCTGGAGCAGTGGGATTTAAGGAACCAGCTTGTTGATTCTTTCAGGTTGGACCAAGTCTCTGCAATTGCTGATTATCTCTTCTAGTAGTTCATCAAGGATTATTTCACCTGTTTCAGAAACGATGCAACCAATATCAAAGCGGAGATCCATCCAGTTTCCAGTCCTAGCCAGGTCTTTCCGCACTATCTGGTCTAGTGTGTGAGGAGATGGCAAAGGTAAGAGATGCCAGTAAACTTCTTCTTGTACCACTTCAACAGCATTTTCCATGTCTGGAAAAAAGTGCATTGCAGGTTTGACGAATGAAATCCAAGGGCCATGTCCACAAAACTCCATAAGAACTTCATTGATACAGTCAAAAAGGAGTTTCTTATCGCTGCAGAGATTTGTCGAACAGAAATCTATGTCATCCATTAGAGCCTGCTCAAGAATCTTCTCCGAATAAAAAGATCTCGCCAAAAGCTCTTCCCAGTTCAACTCTGATGATTTCACCACGGCTTGAATGTATTCAAGTGCCAGTTCCTTGTCGTCCATTCTTGTTTTGACATCATTGTCTTTCTCCGGTCCTGGAAAATCAGGTTCGTCGAATCTTATGCACAGTGGTTGCATCCGCATTTCGGCTATATGAGGCAATGAAGAAGGTCAGAGACTAAGATTTGAACAAAAGTTTTACTAGAATGCTGAAATGGTGTTGCAAATTCTTTCTAGGCACACCTGAAGAGAACCTGGAGCTGTTTGGACTAGTGTCATCATCTGTAAAGAAAGGCTCAAGCACAGATACAGGACTTGACTTTCCCAATACATCTGTGGTGTTTTCTTGGCATTCAGACATTCTCACTGAAGAGTTTGGTGGAGAACACGGTGATTGTCCCTCTTTGAGTACTTcctgaaaacatgataaagCAGGAAATATGAGCCTTCCTTCAAGAAATATGtatcatcaacaaaagaaaggatTCATCAAACCTTTTCCAAAAGTTGTTTGTGCTCATCCTCATCAATATATGCATCTTGTTGGATAATGGAAGAGCTAATTGCTTCAGACAACGAATCCATAACAGTCtgctcttcctcttccatcCTAGTGTCTGacatacaaaatcaaa
It encodes the following:
- the ROPGEF4 gene encoding RHO guanyl-nucleotide exchange factor 4 (RHO guanyl-nucleotide exchange factor 4 (ROPGEF4); FUNCTIONS IN: Rho guanyl-nucleotide exchange factor activity; INVOLVED IN: biological_process unknown; LOCATED IN: chloroplast; EXPRESSED IN: inflorescence meristem, root hair, root, flower; EXPRESSED DURING: petal differentiation and expansion stage; CONTAINS InterPro DOMAIN/s: Rop nucleotide exchanger, PRONE (InterPro:IPR005512); BEST Arabidopsis thaliana protein match is: RHO guanyl-nucleotide exchange factor 3 (TAIR:AT4G00460.2); Has 301 Blast hits to 299 proteins in 15 species: Archae - 0; Bacteria - 0; Metazoa - 0; Fungi - 0; Plants - 301; Viruses - 0; Other Eukaryotes - 0 (source: NCBI BLink).); the protein is MESSSNSDQNEGTPTSSVSSPYRRTYSDISGLSHRFDVQSFYNRPSNTNAVVLSGHEEDVSEDAEEPKDDVVNDVHGDGDEEDSDIDSAEDAELEMMRERFAKLLLGEDMSGSGKGVCTAVTVSNSITNLYATVFGQSLRLQPLSTEKKDLWKREMNCFMSICDYIVEVIPRSLGTNVEITETKLRSDILMSLPALRKLDNMLMEILDSFTENEFWYVERGSSSMNSGGGGRDSGTFRKVVVQRKDEKWWLPVPCVPAEGLSEEERKHLRHKRDCASQIHKAALAINDSTLNDMDIPDSYLTTLPKSGKASVGDVIYKQLCTAEKFYPDQLLDILKITSEHEALELADKVEASLVTWRRKTGGLTHSKSSWDMMKDISGDADRGNDKNHILAARARSLLFCLKQRYPELSQTSLDICKIQFNRDVGKAVLESYSRVLEGLAYNVVSWIDDVLYVDRTVRNRDD